CGCTGCCGCAAGGTTTTTGAAGCGGGACGCGACGCCACCATGAAGGAACTGTTTAACGGCGAGTATTTTATTCAAAAAGTTGATCTCAAAGAACATCCAAAACACCAATATGCCGATGGCTGTTTGTCCGACCAACTCTTTGGTCAGGGTTGGGCGCACCAGGTCGGGCTGGGCTACATCTATCCTGTGGAGGCTGTTCGCTCGGCCCTGAAAGCCATTTGGGTGTATAATTGGGCGCCGGATGTGGGACCGCAAAACGCGGCCCATCCCCCGCAGCGGTGGTTTGCCCGACCGGGCCAGGCCGGTCTCTTCACCTGTACGTGGCCCAAATCCAAGCATCTCGGCCCCGACAGCGTGCTCTACCGCGACGAAGTCTGGACCGGCATTGAATATCAGGTGGCCGGCCATATGGTGTGGGAAGGCATGCTCCTGGAAGCCCTCGCCATCTGCCGCGGCGTCCACGAGCGCTACCATCCCCGCAGCCACAATCCCTGGAATGAAGTGGAGTGTGGCGACCATTACGCCCGGGCACTTGCCAGTTACGGCGTGTTCCTCGCGCTGTGCGGTTTTGAATACCACGGTCCTCGCGGCCATATCGGCTTCGCCCCACGCCTCAACGCCGATGATTTCGCCGCAGCATTCACCGGTGCCGAGGGCTGGGGCCGATTCACGCAGAAACGCCAGGGCGGCGGTCAGAAGAACACCCTCGAGCTCCTCTGGGGTCGGTTGCGGGTGCGGAGCATCGCCCTGGAAGTGCCTTCCGACGTCCCACAGCGTGCCCGCGCCGTCATCCAAACTGCTGAAGGCGAAAAGACTCTGGACATCGCTGCCGTGGAACAGAATGGCCGCCGCGTCATTGTCCAGATGAAAGAACCTCTCACTGTTGAGGCTGGCCAGACCCTTCAGGTCGAGCTACGAGGCTGACGGGTGAACGCCCGGTGATCCATGCCCCGTGCTGAAATCCAGTTTCGGGGCCCACAGAAGGCGGCCACAGGCGGCGTTGCTGCCCCATGATGGGTCATAAACGGTCGGTAATGCTGGAAATCGGTAATCGTCACAGTATGGAGTAAGCGATGTCGTTCTGCACCGTGATCAGTTGCATGGATGGCCGGATTCAGCTTCCCGTCATCACTTATCTGAAGGCGCGCTTTCAGGTGGATTATGTGGACAACGTCACAGAGCCGGGACCGGACGGGATCCTCGCCAGGGGAGATGACCACGTGCTCCTCGCATCGATTTTGCGACGTGTTCAAATCTCCCTTGAAAAACACCAGTCCCAGGGGCTTGCCGTGGCCGGACACGCCGACTGTGCCGGCCACCCTGTTTCCCGCGAGGATCACCTGCGCGACATCCGATCGGCGTGCAGGTGGTTGAAGGCGAGATTCCCTCACGTCCCGGTCATCGGCCTGTGGGTCAACGAACGGTGGGAAGTGGAAGAGGTCGCCCAAGAGTAACCGGCCCGTTCATGGCGCACGCATCCCATTGGTGGAGACCACAGTGCACCCAGAAACCCCGCAAGGTTCGTCCGTTTCGCGGGAAATGACGGGGTTTGTAACACGCGCTGTTGATTGTGGCTGTCGGGCTGCTTGAACAGGCCGCTGTCGCTGGAAGGGGTGTACAGGTCCATACTGCGGATTGTACACCCCACACCGGTCAAAGTTGGGACAAGTTGTCAGCTGGCGAGACGAGAAGCAACGCAGGACACTTACAGAATGAGGTCCTTGATCGCTTCCCACTCATTGTCCCAATAAGGTTCACGAAATTGATAAAGAGGATTGTCCTTGTAATTGGCCCCGTAGATCGACTCTGTCAACCATTGCTTCATCTTCTGTTCGTATTCCGCCTCGGCCTTCTTGTATTCCTCGGGAGGAAGGTCTTCAGGCGGCGGTTTTGGTTCCGTGAGTTTGGTCGGAATTTTTTTGAATCCGATCGCCTTTGCCATCTCAATGGCTTCTGCGCGGCTACGTGGACGACGTCGATTCGGCTCTTCTGTCATGGCGACGGCTCCTCGTAACCCTCTGGGTATTGCTCAGCATCGAACTCCCCATAATATCCACTTTCCACCCGTCGTCGAATCTCGTCCGGGTCTCGGGTATCTCCCACGTACCGCATGAAATAAATCGGCGGCCGGTCGTTTTTTTCGTAGTCCCAACTCCGGCGACATTAAGAAACGGTGGTCGTTGAACTACAGGATGATGGTCCCGTTGGCGGTTTTGTCCTCGTCGGAAGGTGGCGATTGACCGGAACTGGAAGACTGGGCCTTTTTCCGCTCTTCGAGGG
This is a stretch of genomic DNA from Thermogutta terrifontis. It encodes these proteins:
- a CDS encoding carbonic anhydrase, which gives rise to MSFCTVISCMDGRIQLPVITYLKARFQVDYVDNVTEPGPDGILARGDDHVLLASILRRVQISLEKHQSQGLAVAGHADCAGHPVSREDHLRDIRSACRWLKARFPHVPVIGLWVNERWEVEEVAQE